The genomic DNA TGGCGCGGAAAAAAGCGGgcactgcgccgagcgagatCCCGCCGATCATTGTGACGCtgacctcggcgccgacgcacgtcggcctgcgcatccgcgacgcgggcggcggcatccCTCCCGAAAACATGAGCAAGATCTTTTCGTACGCCTTCACCACTGCCAGCGAGGAAGGCGGATCCGAGAGCCAGGTCGACCCGATGGACgttgcggccggcgcgatGCAGAGCGGTATGGGCACGCTGGCGGGCCTGGGCTACGGTCTGCCCATGTCGCGCCTCTACGTTAACTACTTTGGCGACAGCAATCTGGATATTGTGAGCCTCTGGGGCCATGTATGTTACGAGTATAAACTAACACTAGGGATGTGACGCCTTTTTGCAGCTCTCGCGGCAGATCGGCACGAGCGATGTGCCGATCTAATTACGTGCTGGACCCCGGTCCgcccggcgacggcgccgcatTGGGGTTCGCCTCGCCGTtccgcacgcgctcgtcgtgctgcagctggcgcaagcggcgcacgagacGCGCATCTACCTCTTCGTtccgctcgcgctcttgCAAGCGTTCGCTGTAGTACTTGCCGCACTGGAGCAGCACAATACCGATCAATGCGAGTGATAACAATAGATGCGCACtggccacgtcgcgcagcgacgtgaGCGTCTCCTGAAAGTCACCCACTGGgttcgccggcggcggcggcagggTGACCGGGAGCGACTCGATGACTGCGTCAGCAAACGCGACCTACAAGGGAGCAGCTTGTTCTTGTACAGGATACCGCTCGCAATCACCAGGACTGGGTTAGCTCGTGGACGTACACAGGCTGGCACCATCAAAGAGCCAGTTGGTCTCCTTCCCCGCAAACATCTTGAAgagcagcacgagcgtcTGGATCGTGCCGATCGTCACGAGCACCGTGGCATACTTTTCCGGGGAAGAGCCCACCGTGTTGGTATAGtagtgcagcgcgtcgagcagcgcacgctgcgaAACAGTACCCTGCCAGAGCATCACATAGTCTGCGCGCCAGTGCACCCACAAAATGCCAAACACAAACGACGAGCACGCGagaagcagcgcgaccgtCACCCCGATCATGCTGGAGCGAATGCACGTTCCACCTCCAAGTCACGTGATTGTACCCGCCACGCGTCGactgcgctcggccgtgcTGACAAAAGCAGCGGTACAATCTACGCATGGGGAACCCGCTTCTTGTACAGCAACCATGGCGCCGATTCTGAATGTACGTGTTGATCTCGCGGCCAGCTTACGCAGTTCCACCCGGGCTCCCTGCCCAgctttgcgctgcgcctccgCTCGGAGGACTCGCTCGACAGGTATGTGCCCCCCCGATAAACACGATGCTGACCCGATCAGCGTGCACGACCGCGTGAGCCAAAAGATTGAGACCGACGAGCCCCTGACGCTCAAGTATCTCTACCAGAAGCAGGTCTacaagctcgacgacggTACGTTGCGCGGCTAATCCAGACGACGACTTTGACATCTTTGtcgagcgcttcggcgACGCTACCGAGGTCGACCTCTA from Malassezia japonica chromosome 1, complete sequence includes the following:
- a CDS encoding uncharacterized protein (EggNog:ENOG503P6QC; COG:S; TransMembrane:3 (n2-13c18/19o59-79i86-103o142-162i)) is translated as MIGVTVALLLACSSFVFGILWVHWRADYVMLWQGTVSQRALLDALHYYTNTVGSSPEKYATVLVTIGTIQTLVLLFKMFAGKETNWLFDGASLFLVIASGILYKNKLLPFIESLPVTLPPPPANPVGDFQETLTSLRDVASAHLLLSLALIGIVLLQCGKYYSERLQERERNEEVDARLVRRLRQLQHDERVRNGEANPNAAPSPGGPGSST